The Desmodus rotundus isolate HL8 chromosome 2, HLdesRot8A.1, whole genome shotgun sequence region CACCCCTCTTTGTATATATAAGGAAAGTCAgtggggaaaatgagggaaaCCCTTCCTTTAATTTTACttgcaaaggaaaaaattgaaaatggatgtCACTTTTACAAAATGCAAATTCTTATCCACAATCATTTACTGTTATCTGAAATAGGAGTTCAATGAAATCTTCTCTATGGTATCACATAAAAGTATTTATCTAtagttttatatgtgtgtgtatataaatacacaaagaaaaggaagatgggatttttaaataatcacagAACCAAGTGGCCAGCACTGTAATATTAAGATCTACCAAATAATTACTTAGCAGCAAAATGAATAACCTACCGACCAATAAAATAAGCTCTAAACTGCCCTAAACTAATCAACTCTATTTCATAGATAACTGCACAAAGCATTATTATACTAAGAGTCGTGGGTCTGGACAGAATCTCAACCAAACGTTATCTCATTCTTCTGTTTCTGGgaggaaaaaatatcaaatagtTCTTCTTTTCAAACACCATCACTTAATCATAAAACTAAATTCTAGattgttcaaaaattatttggaaGTATTAAAGGAAAGGAATGATGATTATAATTGTCCTTCTCCCCATTTCTTTGCATATAGAattctcaagaaaaaaacaggatttgggtttttttttaaatcagtattatAAGCAATCAAGTGTGAATTGACCATAGTGCAAAGATACTTCTCAATATAAACTTCTATGTGGCCTTTCAAAAGAAGTATGGATGAGTACCAGTCTTATCCACATAAATGTAAGTAGATAAAGTACAGTTAATGAAAGTTCATAGAGTACTCCATTAGTTAATCTAGACATACACtagagctttattttaaaaacaaaatacaaaactaaTAACACTGTTGTCATTATCAAATATCAAGTAATCTATaacatatttctgtatttctattaTCTTCAAGAAAGCTgaattagaaagaataaaatcaacGTTCATGTATTTCTCTACTAGAAATGATGATACTGAAATttgattaactttttaaaaattcctctctATCTATGAAACAGTAAGGTAGTGGTATTTTTCAGAACAGCCAGAAAACCAACAAGACAGAGATGAGTATGAGTTAAATGGAAGGATCAGTTTATCTACAAAGTCTGCCAAACCAAATATCCAGAGATCTAAACTTACGATTGAGACCATCGTGTAAATAACAAGTCATTATCAATGAAGTAATTCTAAATTGAAAAATCAAACACatctttacattttctaaaaccagctgaaaaatatttttttaaaaaaatatcgtATCTATCTGAAATTCATTGGATATTCAAATATGGGGCTTGGAAATTCCACAACATAGCTGGGGCATGAAAATAAGCTAATTAGACAAGCTAAttcagctgggtggggagggagtggagaaTAAAGAAGGTGGCATTTAAATATGTGAAATCCATAACTGGAAATTAAGTTTCACTGTTTGGAAGTCCACAAGCACATCAAAAGTGTCTGAGTCCAAGAAAACCTTCATCTCGTTAATGGGAAGACATGATAGAGGGAAACGTCCTGGAGAAGACCCGAATGCAGTTTGTAATAGAATATCCCACCAACAAGACACTGAGTCAAGGCGGTGGCTCCAAAGAAGCCTTAGGAAACTGAAATCTCCGCTCACCTGTTTTTACTGTGATCTGAAAAACTCATAAAACCTCTTATGTAAGAgtacataaaactaaaattgcAAAAGAAGACGAGATTGTTAAATAGTTAAAGCTCTAAGTGGTCAGGCTACTAATTGCCCAGAATGGTCAAGATAAACCATTATTTCTCATGGGGTGGAGAGGTCACATGGTCTAAGTAACTCAACACAACTGACCTGAAAAAGCATCATGACCTAAGAAGCACGTTCTCGTCCTTCCCCAGTGTTGACATCTCACGGTACCACTGCAGGTTACAGGTATTAACATTAAGCAGAGGAATGTACTCATATCAAAAGGACCACAAAGCAGGGCATGTTGACAGAAGGCAAACAACAGGCAGGATGAGCTGCTCTATTGGAATACAACAATCACTATACGTAGCCCAGATTCTCCATCTCATTCCTATACCGCTGTTCAGACACCTTGCTTTTATGTTGCTTGCTCTCTAAATGATGCCGGAATTCCACCTCTTCACCAGCCCCAACATTACACATCGAGCAGTAAAACTGGCCACTTGGAGTGACGCACATGGCCAGATCACGCGGAATTCTCTGCCGAGAGCGACGATTGAAGTACGGACCTCctaaaacaagacacaaaagtaATGTGTTCACTTCAAAATCTTCACTAAGTGAATGACAGCAGTCTTATTAATTGTAACTATAATTTTGTTCctaagttaaaattataaaatttacagATTCCTACCTTCAAATGAATGTGAAgttaatggattttttaaattacaattttataaagGTTCAATCTAAAAACTAATATGATTCTTCCAACTATTGTCACAAAGATGACTATAGAGCCAAACCCAAAGTCTAAATGAGTGTCTCTAAAAtctaaatactgttttaaaatgatttaatttccCAGCATTATATGAAGTTTTACAATTATCCTAACTCTTTAATCCAAAAATTCTACTTCTAAGAATTGtcctaagaaaaatattaagaatgtttGCATAAAGATTTATCAACAAGGACATTTATTTCCTCAACATTTATAAAAAGCTTTTTCTGGGAGGGGGTAGGGAAAGGAGAGTTCCAAAAGtacaatttgaaaaattattctaaGGACTATAATGGAAAACCATGCAGtcactaaaaataatgaaaatactatAATTCCATGAAAATATGATTATAATATGCTATTAAGTGAAACAAGAATATCACAAAACATTATCACAATTCTATTTTAAAGAAGCAGTATGAAGAGTGGaatgacatataaaaatgttggTGGAAttattgataattttattttcttctttctatataATTGACTTCTTAAGTTAGGCcattagtttattaattttatgcttttcttttctactataaaaatatttcaggcttttctcaaaatattactTTTACTACATGCTATAaatttaatagatttttattattgcttGGATCTAAGAGTTTTTAATATTCcatataatttcttctttgacccatgagttatttaaaaatcttttaaaatttccaaacagCTGAaattcttgtgtttttttaaaatatttttgttattgacATCTCATCTATTTGTTCTCTGGTCAGAGAACATCGCCTAAAGAGCCTTCtgacctaaattttattttacctaaTATTAATACAACTACCTCAGCTTCCTTCTCCtcagttcattttttaatctattcttaAAACCTCTTTTAAGTGGGAATTtagtaaatttatatttgttgTAATTACTCATATATGTTCAGGCTTTTATTAATTACATTACATTACTGTTTCTATGTGTCCCTATTTTCTATGCTTCTCTTACCTTtccaattaacttttttttttttacatctatttatttttagagagaggggaatggaaggagaaagaaagggagagaaacatcaatatgtggttgcctctcacatgaccctcactggggacctggcctgcaacccaggcatgtgccctgactgggaatcgaaccagtgaccctttggtttacaagccagcactcaatccactgagccacaccagccagggctgttttttgtttgttttattggtcACATGAATGACCTGTGCTGGTATGTGTATACACTGGGGAATGGAGTAGGAGGAGAATGAGGGGCCACTCAGTCCTATTTTGAATCCTGAAGATAATCAAAAGAGGCAGAAAACACTCCTATAAGCTAGTTGTCTGAACTGAAGGTGTGTATCAGAATCACTGAGGAAGCATTTTCAAAACACAGGGGTGTCTGGGTCCTACTCCAGATTTACTGACTGAAAATCTCTAAGTCCTGGTTCAGGCATGTGTATTTCATAAAAACTCCCCTCCTGATTCACTACCCGGGTTTAACACCACTGCTATAAtggttatttttccaaataaatctgGAATTAGCATGGTGCAACTTTAAACCAAATAGtgcatttttataatgaatgttACATTTCTCAGCTGGCAAATACcagaagaaatataaaggaacTATGATTAAAAGatcttaaaacataaaaaactataatttaaaagcaaaataaataatatactaaatagaaaataaataactaaatgagACCTGAAATAAATACCAGCTTGAAAACCCATTAGACCAATTCAAACAAAACAACAGCTTACCCCAAATTCTCGGGGTTATCTATTACcattaaaaggaattaaaataaaggaGACCATTTGTAGAATGTAGCCAAGGTATGTGGAAATCCAGTGGATACCTGAATTATTGTGTGCTGTATACATATTTCTCCTATTAGgcatcattttatattcattcCCTTCTTTCCGGGTCCGCCGCTGACCTGCCTCTGAGGATTCCCtggagaaaagaaattttaaaagagtgaGACGTCTAAACCAGGATCCATTTCAACTCTTTCTCTCTACAGACAGTCAGTCTCACACAACACTTTGGCCTCAGGAAAAAAGGCAATACCTACGAGAACGAGTTACTCTGAGCTTCCGCAAGCCGCAGTCTCTTGGCATGATTCTTCCCTTGATAGTGAGCCTGAGCCACGGCGGGGGAACTGAAGGAGGCGTCGCAGAGCTTACAGTAGTCGTTCTCCGTGGCCAGGATCACTCTGCCGCCTGGCTTGAAGGAGCCCATCTGACAACCAAGGCATCAGAAACAAGGTTAAAAAAACACCTGGAGCGtattcccttcttttcctcaaaGTTCCTTCTAAGGCACTTTGTGACTTAATCATGGTTCTGCAGGAGAATACCAGTGTACCAAAATAATGAATGGCTCATTGTTATCTCcaatgaagaattaaaaaaaaaaacaacttaaaaaccCAGCACGGAAGATATAGGGCAGTATAGGTAAAGCCTAGAATCACATTGTCAGAAAAAGTCAAGTCAGCCCAGAATCCATCAACAAGCATTTACaagcatttactgaacacctactgttAATAAGGCTTGCTACTTAATGCAGAAGCTGTGTAcagacatatatttaaaaaatgagcctcTGCTCAAAGAGTCCACAAACTAGCTACAGATATAATTGTaattatacaatatattataattacattataataatataatataattgtaACACAATATAATGGGGAAATAACCAGCAGATCCAGACAGTTACATTCGGGTTGGGAAACAAGCCAAGGGAAACCTAACATTGCGCCCAAAAGACAGTATCCACTCAAATGTTATTGGgttaacaaaaaacaacaaactagATTTTGTCTGGAGgagaataaaatatacaagagTCCAGAAAGCACATAATATCAGAGCCAGCTGAAAGAAATAGCACTGTTTCTTTCACCTGGAAGGGAAAATTTTCTGGAGACAGGATAGCTGTCTTCAAAAATCACAAAGGGCTATGCCATGAAAGAAGGCTAAGGCTGTTTGCCCAGAAGGGTGGAGCTGGCTGAAAATAGTCCCCGGCAGGGAACCGCCACCCAGTTCTAGGGCAGTCTTCAGGAATTACTCCTGTGACAACTACACCGCCTGAAGATCACCCTGGTAATTTTCCTGTCCTCTCATTTTGTGTTTAACATACCTCATTTACCCCCCACGAATTCTTGTGGATGGAGGAATAGGTGGTATTTCTATCTACACCTTAAGCACTGGAAACgaacattcagaaaaataaaatttgtatcaTGGTGGTTATGAATAGAAGTCTAAGATCAAAAACAATTCTTGCCCCACCACATGTAATGCCGTGGACAAGTTACTGTATTGAGCTTGCCAGAACTTCTAATAAACTTCCAGGTGAGACAGATGTTGCTGGCCCACGGACTACACTTTGAGTAGTAAGGCCAGTACTTCTAAGCTACTGCAAGCACTACATGAAGTCAGCGCCCAGGTCTAGAACCAGGCAAGGCAGGCACTTGCTATGAGCACAAAATTTAAGGGAGTATCAAAACACCCAGCAATccagagaaataatattttaatgaaatagtttAATACATCAaacctaatacaaagaaaaatcaatgaggaacaaaatatcaaaattttaaataaagacagaatcAGTAACTGTGCCATATTGCTGcctgaggcaaaaggaaaataatacttaCCCTGTCTTTAAGTTTTTGAACTTTTGTTTACCattgaattatttatattaatcctgagtattttaaatatttatcttgaCTACTgagctttttttcctctcccttatATTGTGGGCCCAAGTGGAGTATATCCCTCTCCTGGCCCTAATCCCAGCCCTGAATGAAATAATGCCATGAAAAGTGCTTAGCAGAGTACCTGGCATAGTAAGTACTCGATTAGAGTTACTATTTATGACCGCTGTACTGTTCTAAGGACAAATGATACTTCAAAGGCAGGTTAAGGAGTAGAATCCGTATGTCAGAAGCTATTCAAGTACAGGAATATCTTGCTTGAAACAAACACCTGCTCTTTCAAAGAGTGAAGGGAACTCCACTTTTAACCAGAGAAAGTTTTACAGGTTCTCTGCACAGAagttaaaaaaagggagaggggttAGCAATCTCAAGAAACTGATCTTAATGgaaggtaaaatataaaataatggcattaattacaataaagatataaatgttttaaaatctcttgTTCTCTTCAGGGTTAGTCAGTTTTTATTCTAGCTTAGCCCTAGACACTGAGGGCCATTTAAGCCAGAATTTTGAGGAATGCATAGCGAAAGACTCATGGAACAGTAAGTGTTTCATCATTTCATGCATCACAATCAAAGCCAATGAGAAATCTGAAAGCTTGTGAATTTTGGCATGTGTTAAATCCAACCCTATAGTTCAAGGAGTTTTAAAAGTACCAAGTGGGACCTTTCAGGAATATTTGCCCAACTGTACCTTGATGGGCACATGCATGATAATTACATCCATGACCATCTGTGCCCAGGACAGCTTCCACCCTGACACACATCTCACCTGCGGAGGGACAGGAACAGCTGGAGCGGCCGCAGGTTCTACCGTGTTGCTCATTCTGGCAGGAGGAGGACAGCTGTTCGCTGCGTAGTAATTTCTGAGTTTCTTACCATGATTTTTACCCTAGAAGCAAAATGAAATGGGTAATCACCATGGGGAAAAACATGTCAAATTAATATATtgacttaaaaaagagaaaaaaacacaagtaaCACTAACTACATTCTATTCTTTCAGATATATGCAACACTGGGATAAACAGAGCACTAGCTAGATTTGATCACTTGATCTTAAAGTCTATTCTTTGGTCCTAAGAGGATAATTAAATTTATCTGAGAAAGATAAGAGAACAAAGCcaaaagaaattaatttcctatatatttctagaaaagtaTCACACTTTCCAGCAATCTCTGTTCTCCTTAAACTTGCCATTCATACCCCACTGCCTAAATATGAATTTCATGACACTGTGCTCTAATCTACTTTATAAATCTGTAATAAAATGGATAAAccaattatttttacaaaaatagctCTTACAGAGCTATTGTACTTTGTGCATTAACATGTTTGCTGCTCACAAAAATCCCGCAAGATGAATTTGTTAATATTATCTACAAATGACAGCTGACGAACTGCAATCCAGAGAGCACGGGGGACTTGCCACCAACACCTGCAGCAGGGCCAAGCAGTGGGGCCAGCGCTGGAGGCCGGCCTTCCGAGTCCAAAGCAAGGCCCTGTTTCTCCACAGCATGATGGCTTCAGGGTGCACTGAGAACCTCTAGTAAAATGGATTGCCTCTCATTATGTTCCCCTTAAGTCATTATTCACATGACTACACTCCTTGAACAGATACAAAATGGTGGGAAGGGTCAGTGATCTAAAAGCATTCTAAATGAGGGTAAAAAAGTATATTATCCTCTAAACTACCTTGTAAAAAGCAAACTTGTTGGCAAACATGTATTCACCATCTACTGCATGCTAAGCCCTAGAAACAGGACTAGCACATGCTCTAGAGGTGACAGATAACATATGCAGTTAATTAAAGTAATGAGCTAAGTTCCACCTCCTGACCACTGGAATGTCCTAAAGGTGCCCTCACCACAGTCCCAGTGACCTCCAGGGAGGCCAGTCCAGCAGCCGTATCTCTGCCTTCCGAATAGTCTAGCTCTAAGCAGCATGACACAACTGATACTCTCTCCGTCCACTGTCTTCTTTGACTCCCTTACATCCCCACCCCTCAATCTCCACATGCTATGGTGCCCAAAGCCCTGCTCtcacctctcttctctctccattcACACTCAAACTCTCAGTTATTTTATCCAGTCTCAgtgctttaaaatataatcaataagtTGCTGACTCTCAAAATTATCTACCTCCATCGCTGTTATGAACTCCACATTTGTATCCTGCCAACTATCATATACTGAAATCTgatcccaatgtgatggtattaggagcaGAGGCCTTGAAGAGGTAACTAGGTCTTGAAGGTGTGCCTTTATGAAATACATGCCAGAGGTACCCCTCACCCTCTACCTGCCATGTGAGAATACAAGGAGAAGTCGGTGGTCTGTAGTCTGGAAGAAGGTCCTCACTAGAACCCAGCCGAGCTGCACCCTGAACTCAGACTTCCCGCTTCCAGAATGAGGAGAAATAAATGTTCCTTGTTTAAGGAACACCCAGTCTCTGATCATTGGTTATAGCAACCCCAACAAACTAAGACAATCCCTGACCTTCAGAGCCACCTGTCCAACTCACTTCCTGCCATTCACTTTGCAGTCTTAAGAGGCATG contains the following coding sequences:
- the ZMAT3 gene encoding zinc finger matrin-type protein 3, which codes for MILLQHAGLPLPKRPSSSLPMSVAARSTGTLQHSPQKPFGQEASLPLAGEEELPKGGEQDSALEELCKPLYCKLCNVTLNSAQQAQAHYQGKNHGKKLRNYYAANSCPPPARMSNTVEPAAAPAVPVPPQMGSFKPGGRVILATENDYCKLCDASFSSPAVAQAHYQGKNHAKRLRLAEAQSNSFSESSEAGQRRTRKEGNEYKMMPNRRNMYTAHNNSGGPYFNRRSRQRIPRDLAMCVTPSGQFYCSMCNVGAGEEVEFRHHLESKQHKSKVSEQRYRNEMENLGYV